One Campylobacter pinnipediorum subsp. caledonicus genomic window carries:
- a CDS encoding cryptochrome/photolyase family protein — MKQILWFRRDLRVTDNAILANANKDVLPIFIFDKNILEKLPNDDKRVTFIYKSVLNLKTNLKKIGLDLAIFYDNPKSVFTKLKKYGFDEILCSVDFDSYSISRDKEIEKILPLNRYLDSFILNPNEHLKKDQTPYKVFTPFYKSLDPITSSSKISTFELKNKLNKIDFDYSFIPSLEMMGFIEQKLPDFLEKKPAELLNTFKEKIEKYDKARDYFYMDDTSKISVHLRFGLISPKEVFNYLKSEQNLNSESFIRELFWREFYNYILFHFPSSQTQNFQDIKINWSDNKEHFEKWCRGETGVPIVDAAMRHLNNTGTMHNRLRMITASFLTKNLFIDWKKGEKYFALKLLDYEASSNIGSWQWSASTGTDANPYFRVFNPYSQSKKFDPDAIFIKKVIPELRDVNPKLLHIENGLLEDIFIKYPKSIVDITNSRRQAIQNFKKAKN, encoded by the coding sequence TTGGTTTAGAAGAGATTTAAGGGTAACAGATAATGCTATTTTAGCCAATGCAAACAAAGATGTTTTGCCTATATTTATTTTTGATAAAAATATTTTAGAAAAACTTCCAAATGATGATAAAAGAGTAACTTTTATATATAAATCTGTTCTAAATTTAAAAACGAACCTTAAAAAAATAGGGCTTGATTTGGCTATTTTTTACGATAATCCTAAAAGTGTTTTTACAAAGTTGAAAAAATATGGATTTGATGAAATTTTATGCTCTGTTGACTTTGATTCATACTCCATAAGCAGGGATAAAGAGATAGAAAAAATACTGCCATTAAATAGATATTTGGACTCTTTTATACTTAATCCAAATGAGCATTTAAAAAAAGATCAAACACCATATAAAGTTTTTACACCTTTTTATAAATCTTTGGATCCAATAACTTCTTCAAGCAAAATAAGCACTTTTGAATTAAAAAATAAACTTAACAAAATAGATTTTGATTATAGCTTTATACCAAGTCTTGAAATGATGGGCTTTATAGAGCAAAAACTTCCTGATTTTTTAGAAAAAAAACCTGCTGAACTGCTAAATACTTTTAAAGAAAAAATAGAAAAATATGACAAAGCTAGGGATTATTTTTATATGGATGACACATCTAAAATATCAGTTCATCTAAGATTTGGGCTAATTTCACCAAAAGAGGTTTTTAATTATTTAAAATCCGAACAAAACTTAAACAGCGAATCTTTTATAAGAGAGTTGTTTTGGAGAGAATTTTATAACTATATATTGTTTCATTTTCCAAGCAGTCAAACACAAAACTTTCAAGATATTAAGATAAACTGGAGCGACAATAAAGAACATTTTGAAAAATGGTGCAGGGGAGAAACAGGTGTTCCTATAGTAGATGCCGCAATGAGACATTTAAACAACACAGGAACAATGCATAATAGATTAAGAATGATAACGGCATCTTTTTTAACTAAAAATCTTTTTATTGACTGGAAAAAAGGTGAGAAGTATTTTGCTTTAAAGCTCCTGGATTATGAGGCTAGCTCAAATATAGGTTCGTGGCAATGGAGTGCTAGTACAGGCACCGATGCTAATCCATATTTTAGAGTTTTTAACCCATATTCTCAATCAAAAAAATTTGATCCCGACGCGATATTTATAAAAAAAGTTATACCTGAGCTAAGAGATGTTAATCCAAAGCTACTGCATATAGAAAATGGTCTTTTGGAAGATATATTTATAAAATATCCTAAAAGTATAGTTGATATAACAAACTCTAGAAGACAAGCAATACAAAATTTCAAAAAAGCTAAAAATTAA